The genomic window CTGTCGATTCGTTCAAAGGtgaatctttttttctgtgatatttgcttttttttaCTAACCTCGTGcttattttttaggtcttCAAACGATGAATATTGACAGTGACGATTCTTAGACAGGAAATTGCTTTTGTTGTCTTGgttaattgagaataaaagATCAGAAATTAATGATTTGTGTCTATAATAACGCGCGTAGATATGATGAGAGTGTTGCTTACTTGACCTAGAGCGTTTCTTGCTGGATTCATCTGATAGAAAATTAAAGGGTTCTTTTTTATAGAAACATATCCTCCAGGTAAGTATCAAACTCATCCTCTTTCGTCTTGTCAGCCAAAACGTTAGCAGAAGCCTTCCACACGTCCGATGCGTCATCAGTAGGAGCAGAATCCTCTTCTTTATCCTCATCCTCATCCTCATCCTCATCATTCGTTTCATTATCCTCTtgatcatcatcatcatcatcatcatcatcattatctggtctctttttctttttcctcgaTTTCTCCCCTTTCtgcttccttctcttcgattTCAACGCCTCCCCCTTACCAACCCGAACCTGCCTCCTCTTCTCGCGATAATTCAACTTCGGCGCGCATCCCGCGCACAATCGCAATTTGACGAGAGCATTCTTCTTCACTCCTCTCTCGACATAGCCGAAATTCACCTCCCACGTCGTCAGCccgttcttctcgtcgcatCGTCGCTCGCCGCACGAAAACTGCCCCTTCCCATCGACGACCTCGCGCTCGACGCGCCAGCGCAAGCCAATCGAATTCCTTTGCGCCTGATAACGCGACAAGTCGACTATCGCGTACTCCTTGTACAATTTCTCGTAGTATCGTCGCGCCAGGCGCACTTCCCAGCGTCCCTCggccaaatcgtcgtcgttcgcgtccCAGAGAAAGCGATGCTCCTGCTTTAGGACGTCcaaatcgcttcgatcgcgacTCGCGTCGCGTTTCAAGTGTTCGATGCCCTCTTGCTTCAGATAGTACGTGTTCACGAGCAATTTGTGCCGATCGTAGGCGTTTAGGGAGAGGAGATGATGGCGCTGGGCCTTCATCTCCTCATGATCGCGCGCTTCCCACGCCtcgcgtttcgacgtcgattttttcgcgtgccGATCGACGCCGTGCGATCGCGCGGCCGATAGAGGATCGTCTCGCCACGTCTTCTTGCGCTCCGAGTCGTCCAATTCGGACGAATAGCCGCCGCGACCAGCAAACGCAAAGTCCAAGCTACATGTATCTGATTCTTCTCCCATCGACTTCTCCTATACGGGAAACCAGTCAATCATGTGCtgcagaaaaatcaataaaaaagtGTACCTTTTTGGAGCGTCCATTTTTACCCCTGCCAAGAGCCGAATTAATTTACAGTGAAACCTCATTGCGGGCCACGTTTTCTTGGGTGACCGCCAACTGAGGTTCCACTGTACAGTAGTAGTACACTCACACATCCTACATACTACCGGTATATAAATTATTTCGCAACCAAAAAGTTTCAGCATGTCGTTgcgcgtttgttttttcaCTCTATATCATTCCAAATCCTTTAGCGTGCGTGATTGCCTTCAGCAAGCGCTCCTCCAGCTTCTCCTTACTAGAATACTCGCACAGCAAAAGCACATTGAAACACGTATGAGCCGTCGGCAATCTTATAGATAGAAAATATGCAAtgtatcgtt from Oscarella lobularis chromosome 1, ooOscLobu1.1, whole genome shotgun sequence includes these protein-coding regions:
- the LOC136194348 gene encoding protein FRA10AC1 homolog, producing the protein MGEESDTCSLDFAFAGRGGYSSELDDSERKKTWRDDPLSAARSHGVDRHAKKSTSKREAWEARDHEEMKAQRHHLLSLNAYDRHKLLVNTYYLKQEGIEHLKRDASRDRSDLDVLKQEHRFLWDANDDDLAEGRWEVRLARRYYEKLYKEYAIVDLSRYQAQRNSIGLRWRVEREVVDGKGQFSCGERRCDEKNGLTTWEVNFGYVERGVKKNALVKLRLCAGCAPKLNYREKRRQVRVGKGEALKSKRRKQKGEKSRKKKKRPDNDDDDDDDDDQEDNETNDEDEDEDEDKEEDSAPTDDASDVWKASANVLADKTKEDEFDTYLEDMFL